From the Clostridium putrefaciens genome, one window contains:
- a CDS encoding aminopeptidase P family protein — translation MNKDVFIKNRERLSKELEDNSILVMFSGVAPKKSADEEYPFTPNRNFYYLTGINEEHVILLMVKQNNIVDEYLFIRSPNPVMEKWVGKTISDKRSKECSGINNIKYIDEFESLVHEFISIKNLCTVYMDLEKDTFNSIPNNVQSFANKIKENYVQVNIKNIYNAIEKLRAIKSKEEVMELRKAIDITKEGIEALMKHCRKGMKEYELEAHFDFVLKTKGIKDYSFKTIAATGVNATVLHYVENDGELKDEDLILFDLGAQLNYYNADISRTFPVSGKFTKRQKQIYNIVLKAELEVIKIIKPGVPFQELNKLAKRILAEGLKEINIIDRDEDLSKYYFHGVSHHLGLDTHDVGSREGILEPGMVITVEPGLYIKEEKIGIRIEDDILVTQSGAEVLSKDIIKTVEEIERFMAM, via the coding sequence ATGAACAAAGATGTGTTTATAAAGAATAGAGAAAGGCTAAGTAAAGAATTAGAAGATAACTCTATTTTAGTAATGTTTTCAGGCGTTGCTCCAAAAAAGTCTGCTGATGAAGAATATCCATTTACGCCAAATAGAAATTTTTATTATCTAACTGGAATTAATGAGGAACATGTTATTTTGTTAATGGTGAAACAAAATAATATTGTAGACGAATATTTGTTTATAAGAAGTCCCAACCCTGTTATGGAGAAGTGGGTAGGCAAAACTATAAGTGATAAAAGGTCTAAAGAGTGTTCAGGAATTAATAATATAAAATACATTGATGAGTTTGAAAGTTTAGTGCATGAATTTATATCTATAAAGAATCTGTGTACAGTATATATGGATCTTGAAAAGGACACCTTTAATTCCATACCAAATAATGTACAAAGCTTCGCTAATAAGATTAAAGAAAATTATGTTCAAGTAAACATTAAAAATATATATAATGCTATAGAAAAGTTAAGGGCTATAAAATCTAAAGAAGAGGTAATGGAATTAAGAAAAGCTATAGATATAACTAAAGAAGGAATAGAAGCTTTGATGAAACATTGTAGAAAGGGTATGAAAGAATATGAGCTTGAAGCTCATTTTGATTTTGTGTTAAAAACTAAGGGTATTAAAGATTATTCATTTAAAACTATTGCAGCTACAGGTGTAAATGCCACAGTACTTCACTATGTAGAAAATGATGGTGAACTTAAAGATGAAGATCTAATATTGTTTGATTTAGGAGCCCAACTAAATTACTATAATGCAGATATAAGTAGAACGTTCCCTGTAAGTGGAAAGTTTACAAAGAGACAAAAACAAATATATAATATAGTATTAAAGGCAGAGCTTGAGGTTATAAAGATTATAAAACCAGGGGTTCCCTTCCAAGAATTAAACAAGCTTGCTAAACGTATACTAGCTGAGGGATTAAAAGAAATAAATATTATAGATAGGGATGAAGACTTATCAAAATATTATTTCCATGGAGTGAGCCATCATTTAGGATTAGACACTCACGATGTAGGATCAAGGGAAGGTATTTTAGAACCTGGCATGGTTATTACTGTAGAACCAGGATTGTATATAAAAGAAGAGAAGATAGGAATTAGGATAGAAGATGATATTTTAGTTACACAAAGCGGAGCAGAAGTTTTATCAAAGGATATAATTAAAACTGTAGAAGAAATAGAAAGGTTTATGGCAATGTAG